One genomic region from Acidobacteriota bacterium encodes:
- a CDS encoding OsmC family protein yields the protein MAAELKFEKVNGIDLHTLGGTIDAIRKDPELGKCRFRARNQWKGDTLNRSEVTDFYGAKSVQKHKQAFEMHADEPPILAGGDRAPNPVEHLLHALASCVTTSLVAHAAVKGIQIKELESELEGEIDLNGFLGLDPDVPKGYTDIRMKFKVKTDHENLKMLERLARFSPVYNTLIHGARVDIAIEPK from the coding sequence ATGGCGGCCGAACTAAAATTTGAGAAGGTCAACGGCATCGATCTTCACACTCTCGGAGGTACGATCGACGCCATCCGGAAGGATCCCGAACTGGGCAAATGCCGCTTCCGGGCCCGCAATCAATGGAAGGGGGACACCCTCAACCGCTCCGAGGTCACCGACTTCTACGGGGCGAAATCGGTGCAGAAGCACAAACAGGCGTTCGAGATGCACGCGGACGAGCCCCCGATCCTGGCGGGGGGCGACCGGGCGCCCAACCCGGTCGAACACCTGCTGCATGCCCTGGCCAGCTGCGTGACGACGTCGCTGGTCGCCCACGCGGCGGTGAAGGGGATTCAGATCAAGGAGCTGGAATCGGAACTGGAGGGGGAGATCGACCTGAACGGGTTCCTGGGCCTCGACCCCGACGTGCCCAAGGGCTACACCGACATCCGGATGAAGTTCAAGGTCAAGACCGACCACGAAAACCTGAAAATGCTCGAGCGCCTGGCCCGCTTTTCGCCCGTGTACAACACCCTCATCCACGGAGCCAGGGTCGATATCGCCATCGAACCCAAGTAG